Proteins from a genomic interval of Marmoricola sp. OAE513:
- a CDS encoding DUF664 domain-containing protein, with product METSGEPSLIAEERVQLEEFLDSTRAELVEAVRGLTEEQARRRLVPSLTTPLGLLKHAAFAERVWFHVALAGRTRAELGMPEQVDPTFSFTDEDTVESTITEYEQVCAEAREIAAGFSLDDLARHNRRGPLSLRWIYLHMIEELARHAGHADILREQILGGESR from the coding sequence AGGAGCGGGTCCAGCTCGAGGAGTTCCTCGACAGCACGCGCGCCGAGCTGGTCGAGGCGGTCCGCGGGCTCACCGAGGAGCAGGCCCGGCGTCGCCTGGTGCCCTCGCTGACCACGCCGCTGGGGCTCCTCAAGCACGCTGCCTTCGCCGAACGGGTGTGGTTCCACGTTGCGCTGGCGGGCAGAACCCGCGCCGAGCTCGGGATGCCGGAGCAGGTCGACCCGACCTTCTCCTTCACCGACGAGGACACGGTGGAGTCGACGATCACCGAGTACGAGCAGGTTTGCGCCGAGGCCCGCGAGATCGCCGCCGGCTTCTCCTTGGACGACCTGGCCCGGCACAACAGGCGAGGCCCGCTGTCGCTGCGTTGGATCTACCTGCACATGATCGAGGAGCTGGCCCGGCATGCCGGCCACGCGGACATCCTGCGCGAGCAGATCCTCGGCGGAGAAAGTCGCTAG
- the ligA gene encoding NAD-dependent DNA ligase LigA: MNESELRTEHAELAEQVDEARFRYYVLDDPTLDDADFDRRMRRLEEIEELVPDLRTPDSPTQKVGGAVSTQFIAVDHLVRMESLDNAFSYDELEAWEARLTRDGIEGAEYLCELKVDGLAINLLYENGRLVRALTRGDGRTGEDVTPNVKTIAPIPHTLTATEKFPVPALVEVRGEVFLSAEAFERLNASLAEAGKPLFANPRNSAAGSLRQKDPRVTATRDLGMVCHGIGAREGFEPQAQSHAYEALAAWGLPVSDQVRVVGSLAEVKAFIENAGEHRHTIVPYEIDGVVVKVDDVALQRRLGSTSRAPRWAIAFKYPPEEVNTKLISIEVNTGRTGRVTPYGVMEPVKVAGSTVENATLHNGYEVKRKDVRPGDTVILRKAGDVIPEILGPVLALRPEGLPEWVMPTECPSCGTTLVEQKEGDKDRRCPNHEKCPAQVTERVFHVAGRGAFDIEGLGYEAAVALLESGVITNEGDVFDLDAERLVQVPVFTRAAKKDEQGPQLSANGAKLVGNLAKAKEQPLWRVLVALSIRHVGPSAARALATEFGSLPAIQEASESALAAAEGVGPTIAEAVRQWFDGDESGWHREIVEKWAAAGVRMEDEKAELGEQTLAGLTLVVTGSLVDFSRDSSKEAILARGGKASGSVSKKTDYVVVGENAGSKADKAEELGVPVLDEDGFKKLLEGGPSAL, translated from the coding sequence GTGAACGAGTCAGAACTCCGCACCGAGCACGCCGAGCTCGCCGAGCAGGTCGACGAGGCCAGGTTCCGCTACTACGTGCTCGACGACCCGACGCTGGACGATGCCGACTTCGACCGGCGGATGCGGCGTCTGGAGGAGATCGAGGAGCTCGTCCCGGACCTGCGCACGCCGGACTCGCCGACCCAGAAGGTCGGGGGCGCGGTCTCGACGCAGTTCATCGCGGTGGACCACCTGGTGCGGATGGAGAGCCTCGACAACGCGTTCTCCTACGACGAGCTGGAGGCCTGGGAGGCCCGCCTGACCCGCGACGGCATCGAGGGCGCCGAGTACCTCTGCGAGCTCAAGGTCGACGGGCTGGCGATCAACCTGCTGTACGAGAACGGCAGGCTCGTGCGCGCCCTGACCCGGGGTGACGGTCGCACCGGCGAGGACGTCACGCCCAACGTGAAGACGATCGCCCCGATCCCGCACACGCTGACCGCCACGGAGAAGTTCCCGGTGCCCGCGCTGGTCGAGGTCCGCGGCGAGGTGTTCCTCTCCGCGGAGGCATTCGAGCGGCTCAACGCGAGCCTCGCCGAGGCCGGCAAGCCGCTCTTCGCCAACCCGCGCAACTCCGCGGCCGGCTCGCTGCGCCAGAAGGATCCCCGGGTCACCGCGACCCGTGACCTCGGCATGGTCTGCCACGGCATCGGCGCCCGCGAGGGCTTCGAGCCGCAGGCCCAGTCGCACGCCTACGAGGCGTTGGCGGCGTGGGGCCTGCCGGTCTCCGACCAGGTCCGGGTCGTCGGTTCGCTGGCCGAGGTGAAGGCCTTCATCGAGAACGCCGGTGAGCACCGGCACACCATCGTTCCCTACGAGATCGACGGAGTGGTGGTGAAGGTCGACGACGTCGCCCTGCAACGTCGCCTCGGGTCGACCTCGCGCGCCCCTCGCTGGGCGATCGCGTTCAAGTACCCGCCCGAGGAGGTCAACACCAAGCTGATCTCGATCGAGGTGAACACCGGCCGCACCGGCCGGGTCACCCCGTACGGCGTGATGGAGCCGGTCAAGGTGGCCGGGTCCACCGTCGAGAACGCGACCTTGCACAACGGCTACGAGGTCAAGCGCAAGGACGTCCGCCCCGGGGACACGGTGATCCTGCGCAAAGCCGGCGACGTCATCCCGGAGATCCTGGGGCCGGTGCTCGCCCTGCGGCCCGAAGGTCTCCCGGAGTGGGTCATGCCCACCGAGTGTCCGTCGTGCGGCACCACGCTGGTCGAGCAGAAGGAGGGCGACAAGGACCGCCGTTGCCCCAACCACGAGAAGTGTCCTGCCCAGGTGACCGAGCGGGTCTTCCACGTCGCCGGACGCGGTGCCTTCGACATCGAGGGACTCGGCTACGAGGCCGCCGTCGCGCTGCTCGAGTCCGGGGTGATCACCAACGAGGGTGACGTGTTCGACCTCGACGCCGAGCGACTGGTCCAGGTACCCGTCTTCACCCGCGCCGCGAAGAAGGACGAGCAGGGCCCGCAGCTCTCGGCGAACGGCGCCAAGCTGGTCGGCAACTTGGCGAAGGCCAAGGAGCAGCCGCTGTGGCGGGTGCTGGTCGCGCTCTCGATCCGGCACGTCGGACCGTCGGCCGCCCGAGCGTTGGCCACCGAGTTCGGTTCGCTCCCGGCCATCCAGGAGGCGAGCGAGAGCGCGCTCGCCGCTGCCGAGGGGGTCGGCCCGACGATCGCCGAGGCGGTCCGGCAGTGGTTCGACGGGGACGAGTCGGGCTGGCACCGCGAGATCGTCGAGAAGTGGGCAGCGGCCGGCGTGCGGATGGAGGACGAGAAGGCCGAGCTGGGGGAGCAGACCCTCGCCGGGCTGACCCTGGTCGTCACCGGCTCCCTGGTCGACTTCAGCCGGGACTCCTCCAAGGAGGCGATCCTGGCCCGCGGGGGCAAGGCCTCAGGCTCGGTGTCCAAGAAGACCGACTACGTCGTGGTCGGGGAGAACGCCGGCTCCAAGGCCGACAAGGCCGAGGAGCTCGGGGTGCCGGTGCTCGACGAGGACGGCTTCAAGAAGCTGCTCGAGGGCGGGCCGTCGGCGCTCTGA
- a CDS encoding alpha/beta hydrolase codes for MHDRLTLSDVPKDARGIVLMLHGGAEYSQRPVDHRSLALRRTRAMFRSLTEPLNDAGYAVGLLRFVVKGWNAEPGGVPSPVRDARLALRDLHTEHPDLPVLLLGHSMGARTSVAVADEPGVVGVVGLAPWFPADEPITALTGKHLVTVHGSRDRITSPKASRIFTERAASVAASVNYLALPGRGHYMLSGAGDWNRIALTESLAVLENATCAASRRGDETA; via the coding sequence ATGCACGACCGCCTGACCCTGAGCGACGTTCCCAAGGACGCCCGTGGCATCGTCCTGATGCTGCACGGGGGCGCCGAGTACAGCCAGCGTCCCGTCGACCACCGCAGCCTCGCGCTGCGGCGTACGCGGGCGATGTTCCGGTCGCTCACCGAACCGCTCAACGACGCCGGGTACGCCGTCGGCCTGCTGCGGTTCGTGGTGAAGGGGTGGAACGCGGAGCCGGGCGGGGTCCCGAGCCCGGTCCGTGACGCCCGCCTGGCGCTGCGCGACCTGCACACCGAGCACCCCGACCTCCCGGTGCTCCTGCTCGGGCACTCGATGGGCGCACGGACGTCGGTGGCTGTGGCGGACGAACCCGGAGTCGTCGGTGTGGTCGGCCTCGCGCCGTGGTTCCCCGCGGACGAACCGATCACCGCGCTGACCGGGAAGCACCTCGTGACCGTCCACGGCAGCCGGGACCGGATCACCAGCCCGAAGGCCTCGCGGATCTTCACCGAGCGGGCAGCCTCGGTGGCTGCTTCGGTGAACTACCTGGCGCTCCCGGGCCGCGGGCACTACATGCTCTCCGGCGCCGGGGACTGGAACAGGATCGCGCTGACCGAGTCGCTGGCGGTCCTGGAGAACGCGACGTGCGCGGCATCACGTCGCGGAGACGAAACCGCCTGA